TGGGATCGTTAATAATTTATGGTGTAAATTCTTGCCTTTGTGTTAGAAAGTACATAAAATTTTGCTTAATATATCaataaagttttataattgttaGGCTAACGTAAATCAATCTTTTGGTCcaatattaagaaaagaatttagttatgtttagaaagaatcaaagaagtgCAGAAATTTTATGGGcccttttttattaaatattttttttctacaaaggatatttttttgggtgaaCTGCAAAACTAACCAGTTTCCAACactaaattaagaaaatagcaCTATAATTctagaaattaagaaactaacacATGAGAATTGAGAAATATCCACTTTATCCTCATCTTGTTAATATAAGAccttttttccttaaaaaaagagagacccccaagttctttttttctctcccaGGCACTACTTACGAGATAACTAAAAACAGCAAATGGTTTcaaaaaaagtagattttGACCATTTCTTTTAGCCATTATTGgtaatttttgttcttctttggtcgaatctttctttttctctgacGATGCTCCCctgtttgtctttgtttctccTCTCTTTTATGCCTTCTCCAGTCCTCTCTTTTCTCTGCTCAGTGCCTCTTCTCAGCCTCTTCATCCTTAATTGAGTAGACCAAATGATGCTCTCACTCTGAAGACCTTCCTGCATAAGCAGAGCATCTGTTCCCCTGTTTTTCTAGCTCTAAGCTAAGATAATTTCTGGTGCTTCTGAATATCTAGagatctctcttttctctttttctagcACTAAGCTAAGCtcttttcaaattcatttgtTCACTCTTTAAACCTTCTCATGGCAAAATGAGTCAGGCCAAGTTGGTATTGAGATTCTCCTCCCAAGGAAGCACCTTTTGCTTTTGAACctgaagacgatgatgatgtgGTGGTTCTTCCTCAGGTGGATAATTCTGCTTTGTTAGCCCGCCTCAATCTCAGTCTAGTGGGACGCATGTTTCATCAAGGAGGCCGGAGTATTGAAGCGCTTCTCTCCTTCTTACCCAAAGAGAACATATGGGATGTTGAAGGAAGAGTTTGAGGTGTCTCTCTGAATGATTCTCggtttcagtttttctttgagaCTGAAGCGGATCTAAAGAAGGTCCTGAATAAACGCCCATGTCATTTCGGTAAATGGTCTTTTGCTCTCGAGAGATGGGAACCTAATCTTAGAGCTGCTTTCCCAAACTCAATGACGTTTTGGACCAGAACGGAAGGAATACCTCCAGAATTTTGGGAAGAGCAGATCTTAACAATAAAGTGGCCACTCTAGAAGATCTGTTTCTCCAGCTAGTGATAGAAGAATAAAGGGGAATATCTAATTCATTCTGAGATACTTGTTACGCTGGTAATAGACAGTACCATCAGAGGTCCCCTCCCCCTCCTCTCCGTTATCAAGTTCCCCGTAACTCACATTTCTCTCGGGCCACTAACGCTGCAAGACGTCCTTCTGGATCCGGTAATATTAAAGAGAGAATTGTTGAGGATGGGAGAAAACGTCAATTTGAGGAATCCTTTTCCCAAGATAAGAATGGTGAACCCTCTAATAAAGATCGTTATTACCATTCCCGTTTTAAACCTACCTCTTCACATCGTTCCAGAGAGAAACAAGGAATGGAACTGAACAGTTCACACTTATCTGACTCTCAACTTACAACCTCGAAGCCTCTTGTTGCTTCCTCAAGAGCCAAGCAAGGAAATTCATCCCCTGCTCTTGTGCGAGAAAGACTGTTTCGCTTGAACTTGTCAAAAAAGGCCATTCTCTCGGATGAAGACAAGGGCAAGGAGATTGATTTACCTCGTCATTCCCCAGTGATTTCTTCTGAAACTGGAAGCTCTGCAAATAAATCCTTGACTTTTGACCGCCTTAATCCACGAGAGGATGAACCCATCTCTGCAACAAATCTCGGCTCTGTGCCTTTGTGTTCTCAGttggagaaaagaaagagttggTACGAGATGAccttggaagaagaagcagaagatcAAGACGAAGATGAGGACACTCCTGAAGAAAACCCTGAATCTGAGCCTGCAAATTCTCTGGCGGTGAAGTTCTCTAAATCAATAAACTTTACTAGTCCTGCAAATCTTTCTAACCTCCCAGTGACGATAACGGCGACTCACGACGCTGAGGATGGTTGGGTTGATAACCACCATTTGATGTCGGAGGCCCTTAATCTGGACTGGACGGTGGAGGATGACGAAGCGTACCACGCTCTTGAACCTTCCCTCCCTGGAGATACTGAAGATTTCGATGTTGAAAATGATGATCTTCTAGGAGAAGATCTTTAGGAAAGCATACCTTTAGATGCGAAGCTGCAATCTGAGACTGAATCTCTACCGGAGCTCAAGTCAATTTGAACTCGCCTACGATGGTGAAGAAGCTGTCCGAGTCCGTAGCGACTCAAAATTTTGGCTGTTTGATGGATCAAGGCCCATCCAACTCTAAgtccaaaaagaaagatttaaaaaaggaagagatggGCCAAAACCGGAAGGTGCAGCCCAATCCAGCTCTCTTGCTTAATTCAAAACAACAGGGGGCGTTCTCCTAGCAAGAGGATTTCTAATCGAGTCAACAAGCCCAAGACATCTAGACCAAAAAATCGTAGGCGAGCTGCTTCGGTTCCACAACTTCAAATGTTACCATCCACAAAGATCAAGCTTTCAGAGTCAACTGTTATTTCTGTGGGGTCTACAACCTCTACCGAAACTAACACATGATGATTTTAGCATGGAATTGTCAACGGGCGGGT
This sequence is a window from Arabidopsis thaliana chromosome 1 sequence. Protein-coding genes within it:
- a CDS encoding uncharacterized protein (unknown protein; FUNCTIONS IN: molecular_function unknown; INVOLVED IN: biological_process unknown; LOCATED IN: cellular_component unknown; Has 89 Blast hits to 88 proteins in 27 species: Archae - 0; Bacteria - 2; Metazoa - 65; Fungi - 5; Plants - 6; Viruses - 0; Other Eukaryotes - 11 (source: NCBI BLink).) — encoded protein: MSQAKLVDNSALLARLNLSLVGRMFHQGGRSIEALLSFLPKENIWDYHQRSPPPPLRYQVPRNSHFSRATNAARRPSGSGNIKERIVEDGRKRQFEESFSQDKNGEPSNKDRYYHSRFKPTSSHRSREKQGMELNSSHLSDSQLTTSKPLVASSRAKQGNSSPALVRERLFRLNLSKKAILSDEDKGKEIDLPRHSPVISSETGSSANKSLTFDRLNPREDEPISATNLGSVPLCSQLEKRKSWYEMTLEEEAEDQDEDEDTPEENPESEPANSLAVKFSKSINFTSPANLSNLPVTITATHDAEDGWVDNHHLMSEALNLDWTVEDDEAYHALEPSLPGDTEDFDVENDDLLGEDL